From Columba livia isolate bColLiv1 breed racing homer chromosome 5, bColLiv1.pat.W.v2, whole genome shotgun sequence, one genomic window encodes:
- the SYNE3 gene encoding nesprin-3 isoform X4: MTQQLQDEFDSSVENAEAWMKAIQERLRINDNTKGPRSALEARLRETEKIRALEPEGSSKMDLILVKADAALRIISEDKKHEVLSKLKDIKALWEETAIYITHCHSRIEWVWLHWSEYLKAQDEFYAWIHNMRVTLEPDIELQLGLKEKQWQLNHAQVLLNDVLNQSVLLERLLEEAASLFSRIGDPSVDDNVQKRMRVEYQEIEQEAQRRVKLLAKITKEHEEYSIHVKQLRTWLNGATEKLNSCIGEATKSSAEHKLKALKEITKDFKMYGKKLKHLESQCANVIQNTSPLGAEIMKDELEELRKTLEKLRLLSSEEEERLLKIQQTESAYESQARQLEAEVQELKKDLHRLESGLDPGEGEKNEDEFVTLWKKCNATRAALAAEDSKVERLKAQLKELLRFSKDVQPHIDSVVSAVQQYRSVIGKTSKMSTDTETQLRRLFQNPLQDFEQWKPSVQMLLETPEPALAHIEAALAESSQFKEKFVTLQLKKDLLNNILGEKKAVSFLQEVAEASKEREILHKSLLQSKSKLQNLISQLKDFDAGFPPLQKKLSAIKAKLDLEKEARPDLLGKKTQLQRLQIIQDDLAELAIQMEEVDKLVESNTAHRHEMNQLSSDSQAMKRSLEMMVQQIEEHLQKHLAYNDRLSDLQQWITVAMEKIESYQEADEGENTEDRIADLERCLAEFPDKEIQLYIVEAHGQLVMENSSPEEAAHVQAELDQLNESWRSLKEMANGLLKKWQLNRPVADKKKIAFMDRSWMSGPAFRLLDDDPNHKQETIEGQNTSSHLKLLRDFEEWLQGENTKLTKILAGPSSSTEEIQARQTKLEELQSHIPDRERLFEGLRYFYPDAGDMADLCHQWTLYKSKLKASVSSPSPGSLEEPDRFRKGRSGGVCSFLRRVCRAALPFQLLLLLLLLLAVLLPLAEETHSCTLANNFARSFKLMLRYKGPPPT; this comes from the exons ATGACTCAGCAGCTACAGGATGAATTTGACAGCAGTGTGGAGAATGCAGAAGCCTGGATGAAGGCCATCCAAGAGAGACTGAGGATCAATGACAACACCAAGGGACCTCGATCTGCCCTAGAAGCCAGACTGAGAGAGACTGAG AAAATACGTGCACTGGAACCAGAAGGCAGCTCCAAAATGGATTTGATTCTTGTGAAGGCAGATGCTGCTCTTCGCATCATCAGTGAGGATAAGAAGCATGAGGTACTATCTAAGCTGAAAGACATTAAAGCCTTGTGGGAAGAGACAGCCATATACATTACGCACTGCCACAG CCGTATTGAATGGGTCTGGCTGCACTGGAGTGAGTACCTGAAAGCCCAAGATGAGTTTTACGCGTGGATTCACAACATGAGGGTGACCTTGGAGCCTGACATTGAGTTGCAGCTTGGCTTGAAGGAGAAGCAGTGGCAGCTGAACCATGCTCAGGTTCTGCTGAATGATGTCTTAAATCAGTCAGTCCTGCTGGAAAGGCTGCTAGAGGAAGCTGCATCCTTGTTCAGCAGGATAGGTGACCCCAGCGTTGATGATAATGTTCAGAAGAGAATGAGGGTGGAATATCAAGAAATCGAGCAAGAAGCTCAG AGAAGAGTGAAACTGCTTGCAAAGATAACCAAGGAGCATGAGGAGTACAGCATTCATGTCAAACAGTTGCGAACGTGGCTGAATGGTGcgacagaaaaattaaacagcTGCATTGGAGAAGCAACCAAGTCTTCAGCAGAGCACAAGTTAAAGGCACTGAAG GAAATTACCAAAGACTTTAAGATGTATGGAAAGAAACTGAAGCACCTTGAAAGTCAGTGTGCAAACGTGATTCAGAATACCTCCCCACTCGGAGCTGAGATAATGAAGGATGAACTCGAAGAGCTAAGAAAGACCTTGGAGAAGTTGAGGCTGCTGAGtagtgaggaggaggagagattGCTCAAGATCCAACAGACAGAAAGTGCCTATGAGTCCCAAGCCAGACAATTAGAAGCAGAAGTCCAGGAGCTGAAAAAAGATCTACACAGACTAGAAAGTGGCCTGGaccctggggaaggggaaaagaatgAAGACGAGTTTGTAACTCTGTGGAAAAAATGCAAT GCAACgagagcagctctggctgccgAAGACTCCAAGGTTGAGAGGCTGAAGGCTCAGCTTAAGGAACTACTACGGTTCTCCAAAGATGTGCAGCCACACATTGATAGTGTTGTCTCTGCAGTACAGCAGTATCGAAG TGTTATAGGCAAGACATCTAAAATGAGCACTGATACAGAAACCCAGCTGAGAAGACTCTTCCAAAATCCCCTGCAAGATTTTGAACAGTGGAAGCCATCAGTCCAGATGCTTCTGGAGACTCCAGAGCCAGCGCTGGCTCATATTGAG GCTGCTCTAGCTGAAAGCTCCCAGTTCAAAGAGAAGTTTGTGACATTACAGCTGAAGAAAGATTTGCTAAACAATATCCTTggtgaaaaaaaagcagtgtctTTCCTGCAAGAAGTAGCTGAAGCTtcaaaggagagagaaattCTACACAAAAGTCTGCTGCAAAGCAAGAGCAAACTCCAG AATTTGATATCACAACTTAAGGACTTTGATGCTGGTTTCCCAcctttgcagaagaaattatCTGCCATCAAAGCCAAATTAGATCTAGAGAAGGAAGCACGGCCTGACCTCTTGGGTAAAAAGACACAACTCCAGAGACTCCAG ATAATACAAGATGACTTGGCAGAGCTTGCAATTCAAATGGAGGAGGTAGACAAGCTTGTTGAGTCAAATACTGCACACAGGCATGAAATGAACCAACTTTCATCTGACTCTCAGGCCATGAAGAGATCACTGGAG ATGATGGTGCAGCAGATTGAAGAGCACCTTCAGAAGCATTTGGCGTATAATGACAGACTTTCTGACCTCCAGCAGTGGATCACAGTAGCCATGGAGAAGATTGAGTCCTATCAGGAAGCCGATGAAGGGGAGAACACTGAGGACAGGATTGCAGACCTCGAg AGATGCCTAGCTGAGTTTCCAGATAAGGAGATCCAACTGTACATTGTGGAAGCTCATGGCCAGCTGGTCATGGAGAATTCTTCTCCAGAGGAGGCTGCCCATGTCCAGGCAGAGCTGGATCAGCTGAATGAGTCGTGGAGGTCACTGAAGGAGATGGCAAATGG TCTTCTCAAAAAGTGGCAGTTAAATAGACCAGTGGCTGATAAGAAGAAAATAGCCTTTATGGACAGGAGCTGGATGTCTGGACCTGCATTCCGTCTTTTAGATGATGATCCCAACCATAAACAG GAGACAATAGAAGGGCAAAATACAAGCAGCCACTTGAAGCTCCTACGTGACTTTGAAGAGTGGTTACAAGGAGAAAACACCAAACTGACCAAAATTCTTGCTGGGCCTTCATCTTCCACAGAGGAAATTCAAGCACGCCAGACTAAACTGGAG GAGCTGCAATCTCACATACCTGATCGTGAGCGTCTCTTTGAGGGCCTTCGTTATTTTTATCCTGACGCTGGAGATATGGCGGACCTCTGTCACCAATGGACGCTCTACAAATCTAAACTGAAAGCGTCCGTGAGTTCACCG AGTCCTGGATCTTTGGAAGAACCAGACAGATTCAGAAAG GGGCGCTCTGGAGGTGTGTGCTCATTTCTGCGTCGAGTGTGCCGGGCAGCGCTGccatttcagctgctcctcttgctcctcctgctcctggccGTCCTGCTGCCCCTCGCCGAGGAGACTCACAGCTGCACGCTGGCCAACAACTTTGCTCGATCCTTCAAGCTGATGCTGAGATACAAGGGCCCACCCCCAACCTAA